From Pristiophorus japonicus isolate sPriJap1 chromosome 1, sPriJap1.hap1, whole genome shotgun sequence, a single genomic window includes:
- the LOC139240593 gene encoding proteinase-activated receptor 2-like gives MFALMLASCLLAVPVCRAGKGRSFIGKKTDTNDSGLVVDEFTASVLTSGLTTVFLPLVYIVVFIVGLPTNAMALWVFGYRTKKKHPAAIYMASLALADLLFIIWFPLKISYHLNGNNWIFGEGLCKVLVVFFYGNMYCSILFMTCLSVQRYWVVVNPISQSRKKTCIAYGVSLSIWILIALGTMPLYFNKQTANITNLNIVTCHDVLPEEWLSSGMFDYFLSLAIGVFFFPALLTLVAYVLMIRTLKASANEDSIGKSRRRAIKLIITVLVMYLVCFTPSNVLLIVHYSLIKYKANSSVYALYIVSLCLSSINSCIDPFVYYFVSKDFRDHVQNTLQCRSVRTVRSIQASFASGKNSKNSYTPANKITTTTSNC, from the coding sequence GCAAAGGACGAAGCTTTATTGGCAAAAAAACAGACACAAATGACTCTGGTTTAGTAGTCGATGAGTTTACTGCATCTGTACTGACCAGTGGATTGACTACAGTCTTCTTGCCTTTGGTCTACATTGTTGTGTTCATCGTTGGCTTGCCTACAAATGCTATGGCACTGTGGGTCTTTGGTTATCGAACCAAAAAGAAACACCCAGCAGCTATTTACATGGCCAGTTTGGCTTTGGCAGATCTCCTGTTCATCATTTGGTTCCCGTTGAAAATTTCATACCATCTAAATGGCAACAATTGGATTTTTGGTGAAGGACTATGCAAGGTGCTAGTGGTTTTTTTCTATGGAAACATGTACTGTTCAATTCTATTCATGACCTGCCTCAGTGTTCAAAGGTACTGGGTTGTTGTAAATCCGATATCTCAATCAAGAAAGAAGACTTGTATTGCTTATGGTGTATCTCTCTCCATTTGGAtactgattgcattgggcactatgCCATTATATTTTAATAAGCAAACTGCAAACATTACTAACCTTAATATAGTAACCTGTCATGATGTCCTACCTGAAGAGTGGTTGTCTTCTGGCATGTTTGATTATTTTCTGTCTTTGGCTATTGGGGTGTTTTTCTTTCCAGCATTGCTGACATTAGTTGCATATGTGTTGATGATCAGAACATTGAAAGCCTCAGCCAATGAAGATAGCATTGGGAAAAGCCGCAGGAGAGCAATCAAATTGATTATTACTGTTCTTGTAATGTATTTAGTGTGCTTCACTCCTAGCAATGTTCTGCTTATTGTTCACTATTCTCTGATAAAATACAAAGCAAACAGTAGTGTTTATGCTCTTTACATTGTAAGTCTTTGTCTGTCTAGCATAAATAGTTGCATTGATCCATTTGTCTATTACTTTGTTTCCAAAGACTTCAGGGACCATGTTCAAAATACATTGCAGTGTCGTAGTGTCAGGACAGTTAGAAGCATCCAGGCTTCCTTTGCTTCTgggaaaaattcaaaaaattcCTATACTCCTGCCAATAAGATTACTACCACAACAAGCAACTGTTGA